From a single Pseudomonadota bacterium genomic region:
- the hrcA gene encoding heat-inducible transcriptional repressor HrcA: MITLLNERSREVFRHIVEAYVETGEPVGSRTVSRRLGMQLSPATIRNVMADLEDAGLLHAPHTSAGRLPTDAGMRLFVNGLLEIGNLSEEERRSIDGQCAARGRSLTEILEEASATLSGLTRCAGLVYSPKLEISLKHIEFVSLGPGRALVVLVSENGMVENRVLELPAGITPSALTEAGNYMNARLVGSTLEEARARILDEIDHQQAQLDQLTSRVVEAGLATWSGGNKDAYLIVRGRAHLLDDVTALEDLERIRMLLEQLEGKESTLRLIDATNAAQGVQIFIGAENELFNLAGCSMIVAPFGNTREQVVGAIGVIGPMRMNYARIVPMVDYTAKLIGRLLGSP, from the coding sequence ATGATCACCCTGCTCAACGAGCGCAGCCGAGAAGTCTTCCGGCACATCGTCGAAGCCTACGTCGAGACCGGCGAGCCGGTCGGTAGCCGCACGGTTTCGCGCCGGCTCGGCATGCAGCTGTCGCCGGCGACCATCCGCAACGTCATGGCCGATCTCGAAGACGCCGGCCTCCTGCACGCCCCCCATACCTCCGCCGGGCGCTTGCCGACCGATGCGGGCATGCGCCTCTTTGTCAACGGCCTCCTGGAGATCGGCAACCTATCGGAGGAGGAACGGCGCTCCATCGACGGGCAATGCGCCGCCCGCGGGCGAAGCCTGACCGAAATCCTCGAGGAAGCCTCGGCCACGCTCTCCGGCCTCACCCGCTGCGCCGGGCTCGTCTATTCGCCCAAGCTCGAGATTTCCCTGAAGCACATCGAGTTCGTCAGCCTTGGACCCGGACGGGCGCTGGTGGTGCTGGTCTCGGAGAACGGCATGGTCGAGAACCGGGTCTTGGAGCTGCCGGCGGGAATCACCCCGTCCGCCTTGACCGAGGCGGGCAACTACATGAATGCCCGTCTCGTCGGCTCGACCCTGGAAGAGGCGCGCGCCCGCATCCTGGATGAGATCGACCATCAGCAGGCGCAGCTCGATCAGCTCACCTCGCGCGTGGTCGAGGCCGGATTGGCCACCTGGAGCGGCGGCAACAAGGATGCCTATCTGATCGTGCGCGGCCGCGCGCATCTTCTGGACGATGTGACCGCACTCGAGGATCTCGAGCGCATCCGCATGCTGCTGGAGCAGCTTGAAGGCAAGGAGTCGACGTTGCGCCTCATCGATGCGACCAACGCCGCGCAGGGCGTGCAGATCTTCATCGGAGCGGAAAACGAGCTGTTCAATCTGGCGGGATGCTCGATGATCGTCGCACCCTTCGGCAACACGCGTGAGCAGGTGGTGGGTGCGATCGGCGTGATCGGTCCGATGCGCATGAACTATGCGCGCATCGTGCCGATGGTCGATTACACGGCAAAGCTGATCGGCCGCCTGCTCGGCTCACCATGA